The Streptomyces sp. Alt3 genome has a segment encoding these proteins:
- the opcA gene encoding glucose-6-phosphate dehydrogenase assembly protein OpcA yields the protein MKIDLTETTSSKINQALISARRDIGSPAVGMVLTLVIVTDEENAYDALKAANDSSREHPSRIIVVIKRVSRSPRARRDARLDAEIRVGSDAGSGETVVLRLHGELANHAQSVVLPLLLPDAPVVAWWPEDAPADPAKDPLGALAQRRITDTYSAEHPLDELSVRAATYRPGDTDLAWTRITPWRSMLAAALDQQPAQVISATVEGESDNPSCELLAMWLADRLGVPVERTLSGGPGLTAVRLETKNGVIVLDRPDGSLATLCMAGQPDRAVALKRRETAELLAEELRRLDPDNIYESTVKFGVERLGGPTEASSVGSGQKRQEPTGAAAPAAKKAAAKKAASK from the coding sequence ATGAAGATCGATCTCACGGAAACCACGTCCAGCAAGATCAACCAGGCCCTCATCTCGGCCCGCCGTGACATCGGCTCCCCCGCCGTCGGCATGGTGCTCACCCTCGTCATCGTCACGGACGAGGAGAACGCGTACGACGCCCTCAAGGCGGCGAACGACTCCTCGCGCGAGCACCCCTCGCGGATCATCGTGGTGATCAAGAGGGTCAGCCGTTCGCCGCGTGCGCGCCGCGACGCCCGGCTCGACGCCGAGATCCGGGTCGGCTCCGACGCCGGCTCGGGCGAGACCGTCGTCCTGCGTCTGCACGGCGAGCTGGCCAACCACGCCCAGTCCGTCGTCCTGCCGCTGCTGCTGCCGGACGCCCCGGTGGTGGCGTGGTGGCCCGAGGACGCCCCTGCGGATCCGGCCAAGGACCCGCTGGGAGCACTCGCCCAGCGCCGCATCACCGACACCTACTCCGCCGAGCACCCGCTCGACGAGCTGTCGGTGCGTGCGGCGACGTACCGGCCCGGGGACACCGACCTGGCCTGGACGCGCATCACACCGTGGCGCTCCATGCTGGCGGCGGCGCTCGACCAGCAGCCCGCCCAGGTCATCTCGGCGACGGTCGAGGGCGAGTCCGACAACCCGAGCTGCGAACTGCTCGCGATGTGGCTCGCGGACCGGCTCGGCGTCCCGGTCGAGCGGACCCTCTCAGGGGGTCCGGGTCTGACGGCGGTGCGGCTGGAGACCAAGAACGGCGTGATCGTCCTGGACCGTCCCGACGGTTCCCTGGCGACGCTCTGCATGGCCGGCCAGCCGGACCGTGCGGTCGCGCTGAAGCGGCGGGAGACCGCCGAGCTCCTCGCGGAGGAGCTGCGCCGGCTGGACCCGGACAACATCTACGAGTCCACGGTGAAGTTCGGTGTGGAGCGTCTCGGCGGTCCCACGGAGGCCTCGTCCGTCGGTTCGGGGCAGAAGCGGCAGGAGCCCACAGGCGCCGCCGCCCCGGCCGCGAAGAAGGCGGCGGCCAAGAAGGCGGCGTCGAAGTGA
- the pgl gene encoding 6-phosphogluconolactonase has product MSAPQLVVHRDKELMAQAAAARLITKIVDAQTARGSASVVLTGGRNGNGLLAALADSPARDAIDWSRLDLWWGDERFLPEGDPERNVTQAREALLDKVDLDPSRIHAMPASDGPYGGDADSAAAGYAAELAAAAGPEDHGPVPTFDVLMLGVGPDTHVASLFPELPAVRETERTVVGVHGAPKPPPTRVSLTLPAIRAAREVWLLAAGEDKAEAAEIALSGAGEIQAPAAGAYGRSRTLWLLDAAAASKLPRALYPPASA; this is encoded by the coding sequence GTGAGTGCTCCGCAGCTCGTCGTGCACCGCGACAAGGAGCTGATGGCCCAGGCCGCGGCGGCCAGGCTGATCACGAAGATCGTGGACGCCCAGACCGCCCGCGGTTCCGCCTCGGTGGTCCTCACCGGGGGGCGCAACGGCAACGGTCTGCTGGCCGCGCTGGCCGACTCACCGGCCCGGGACGCGATCGACTGGTCGCGGCTCGACCTGTGGTGGGGCGACGAGCGGTTCCTGCCCGAGGGGGATCCGGAACGCAATGTCACGCAGGCCCGTGAGGCCCTGCTGGACAAGGTGGATCTGGACCCCTCCCGGATCCACGCGATGCCCGCGTCCGACGGACCGTACGGCGGGGACGCCGACTCCGCCGCCGCGGGTTACGCGGCGGAACTCGCCGCCGCGGCGGGTCCGGAGGACCACGGGCCCGTCCCGACGTTCGACGTGCTGATGCTGGGCGTCGGCCCGGACACCCATGTCGCGTCGCTCTTCCCGGAGCTGCCCGCGGTGCGGGAGACCGAGCGCACCGTGGTCGGTGTGCACGGCGCTCCCAAGCCGCCGCCCACCCGTGTCTCGCTCACCCTGCCCGCCATCCGGGCGGCGCGTGAGGTGTGGCTGCTGGCCGCGGGTGAGGACAAGGCCGAGGCGGCGGAGATCGCGCTGTCCGGGGCCGGGGAGATCCAGGCCCCGGCGGCCGGGGCCTACGGCCGCAGCCGCACGCTGTGGCTGCTGGACGCCGCGGCGGCCTCGAAGCTGCCGCGCGCGCTGTATCCGCCCGCGTCGGCGTAG
- a CDS encoding poly-gamma-glutamate hydrolase family protein gives MNPASRRTVLTALATAAVSGPLLGTLTASPAHATGDLDIYTSNTDLYTKLAGQEGVEFSRRYRRHEYADHSLPQRYPYNRTTVMAMHGGGIETGTSELCLAIAGYHPATLDPLADGHGVFDYWMFEGLRSSGNRDLHVTAKNCDDHVALSMSASSLNVLSLHGCTAAQAGTVPQAVVVGGLNTRFKTLLKAEFDAAGIAWRDGNEVPDLAGVNTDNPCNRTMLAKGGQLELTTELRAAMFTVNTRAGRAGSTTEVFDRFTGACRAAVTKLEQGTDQIVL, from the coding sequence ATGAATCCCGCCAGCCGTCGTACGGTCCTCACCGCCCTCGCCACCGCCGCCGTCAGCGGCCCGCTGCTCGGCACGCTCACCGCGAGCCCCGCCCACGCCACCGGTGATCTGGACATCTACACCTCCAACACGGACCTCTACACGAAGCTCGCCGGTCAGGAGGGCGTCGAGTTCTCCCGCCGCTACCGCAGACACGAGTACGCCGACCACTCGCTCCCTCAGAGATACCCGTACAACCGGACCACCGTCATGGCCATGCACGGCGGCGGCATCGAGACCGGCACCTCCGAACTCTGCCTCGCCATAGCCGGCTACCACCCGGCCACGCTCGACCCCCTCGCGGACGGCCACGGGGTGTTCGACTACTGGATGTTCGAGGGACTGCGCTCCTCGGGCAACCGCGACCTGCACGTCACCGCCAAGAACTGCGACGACCACGTCGCCCTCTCCATGTCGGCGAGCAGCCTCAACGTCCTCAGCCTGCACGGCTGTACGGCGGCGCAGGCGGGCACCGTCCCGCAGGCCGTGGTCGTCGGGGGACTGAACACCCGCTTCAAGACCCTGCTCAAGGCCGAGTTCGACGCCGCCGGCATCGCCTGGCGGGACGGCAACGAGGTGCCCGACCTGGCAGGGGTCAACACCGACAACCCGTGCAACCGCACCATGCTCGCCAAGGGCGGTCAGCTGGAGCTCACCACGGAGCTGCGCGCCGCCATGTTCACGGTCAACACCCGTGCGGGCCGGGCCGGCAGCACGACCGAGGTATTCGACCGTTTCACCGGCGCCTGCCGGGCCGCCGTCACGAAGCTGGAGCAGGGAACGGACCAGATCGTGCTCTGA
- a CDS encoding PH domain-containing protein, which yields MSTGEGKIRLRPPRNTPAPRAVGWWRARWLLLTAAPVAVLGVLGALIAPARFWLLVPAAVLAAAGLSCAVLLPLWWFRTHRWEVTDEAVYVSTGVFLREWRIAPMSRIQTVDTVRGPLEQLFGLATVTVTTASAKGAVRIEGLTHEVAAELAERLTLITRHTPGDAT from the coding sequence GTGTCCACGGGGGAGGGGAAGATACGTCTCAGGCCGCCGCGCAACACGCCCGCTCCCCGGGCCGTCGGCTGGTGGCGGGCCCGGTGGCTGCTGCTGACCGCGGCCCCGGTGGCGGTCCTGGGCGTCCTGGGCGCGCTCATCGCACCGGCCAGGTTCTGGCTGCTGGTGCCCGCCGCGGTACTTGCCGCGGCGGGCCTGTCGTGCGCCGTCCTCCTCCCCCTCTGGTGGTTCCGCACCCACCGCTGGGAGGTCACCGACGAAGCGGTCTACGTGAGCACCGGGGTCTTCCTGCGGGAATGGCGGATCGCGCCGATGTCACGCATCCAGACCGTGGACACCGTGCGGGGTCCCCTGGAACAGCTCTTCGGGCTGGCCACGGTCACCGTCACCACGGCGTCCGCCAAGGGCGCCGTACGGATCGAGGGGCTGACCCACGAGGTGGCCGCCGAACTCGCGGAGCGGCTGACCCTCATCACCCGGCACACCCCCGGGGACGCGACGTGA